The stretch of DNA CCCTCGCGAATGCGGCGGGCAATCAGTTGGCTGTACTGTCCACCAAAATCCAGTACTACGACCATCTCCCGTTCGGGTACAGACATCTTTACTTTCCTCCAATACACATACTATTTACAGTGGTCCGGTGTTGAAAGATGAAAAAATTGAAAGATTGGTACCAGGTGTCACGTAATATTTCGCAAGTTCTACTTGACGCTTTGGTAGATCTCTTTTTTCAATACGTAAATCTCAGGTAAATGACGGTACTTTTCATTGTAATCAAGTCCATATCCCACCACAAATTTATCAGGTATAGCAAAGCCATTGTAATCCACCGGCACATTTACTTCCCGCCTGGAGGGCTTGTCCAGCAGTGTGCAAATACGCACACTGGCCGGGTTACGGGCCTGTAAAATATCCAGCAGATAGTTCAAAGTAAGTCCGGTATCAACAATATCCTCAACAATAAGCACATGGCAATTTTCAATACTCTTATCCAGGTCCTTTAATATGCGCACCACACCCGTTGATTTACTGGAGGCCCCGTAACTGGACACCGCCATAAAGTCAATTCGCACATCGATATTCATGGCCCTGGCTAAATCAGCCATGAACACCACAGCACCCTTAAGTATACCCACCATCAAAAGCTCTTTACCGGCGTAGTCCCTGGAAAGAATATTTCCTAGTTCATGCACCTTTTCATCAATTTCCATCCTGGAGATTAAAACTTTTTCCACATCCGGGTGCAAAATAAATTCCTCCTGATATCAAAATCTGGATTATTATAACAAAGCTTTGAAAACATTGTCAATATACCACGTCCCTATTACATAGAAGGCGGTGTTACTTTTATCTGTTTGCCGAAATCCCACATTTGCATATTAATCTCCAGCTTATCTTTCTTACTATGCTTGCCGGTGGCCTCGATATGCGCTTTTTTAATAAACTGCTCGCCGGGGTGCACCCAAATCCGGTATTTAAAATCATCATAGTTTAATTCCATCAAGGCATTCTGGACGATGGGCTGCAATTCAAAAACTCTAAATTTATCGCCTTCAATTTCCTCAGCTGGCAGCTCTTTAATTATGGGAACATCTTTAAAATTGAAATTGCCCAGCGGGTTAAATTCAGTGACAAAAAGCTCGGACTCCACCATTTTATTCCCTTCCAGGCTGATCCAGTTATCGGACCAGTAACCTTTGATAAAGGTTTGCTCGCCAGTATGGATAAATTCCACCGGCATATCCTGCATGGTGCCGGTGATATGCACACTATCCGGGGCTACCCGCTCGCCTTTAACGTCAGAGACAACATTATCCCCTATTGTAACCAGCATGCTAAAACGAAATGAGCTGGCGTTAAGGGTTTTCTCCATAGCTAAGGCAAATAATTCTTCCGGCGGCACACTAATCTTGGCATAATATGCCCCGCCAATCCGATAAATACCTAATACCAGCAACATTGCCGCCAGTAGAGCCAACAATATCTTTTTATCCACCACCAGCCAGTGTGGCTTAGCCAAATTAATTCACTCCTTATATAAAACTATGCTACATTAAATTTATACGATATTTGGCTTGTAAATATTCCTTTTGGTAGAGCTATCCTGTTTTTTAAATATCAATTGTGTTAAAATAGGAATGTTTTAAAAATAAAGAGGGAGTGCTTGGCAAGTTGGACATACAGGAAATGCAAAAAGAAGTTGATCGCTGGATCGGTCAATTTGAAGAAGGTTACTGGCCTCCTCTGGCCATGCTGGCCCGCCTGACAGAGGAAGTCGGAGAGCTGGCCCGGGAAGTCAATCACCGGTTTGGCACCAAACCCAAAAAGCCAGACGAACCGGAAGGTGAGCTGGACATGGAATTGGCTGATATTTTATTTATTATTATCTGTTACGCCAACTCACTGGGCATTAACCTTAACGAAGCATTTATAAAAATGATGGAAAAATATCAAATAAGAGACTCCCACAGATGGACCAGAAAAAAACATACAGGAGGAAAAAAAATGGCCACCATCATTCCCCTGCACGGCCTGCGGTACAACGAAGAAAAAGCCGGAAACATCAAAGACCTGGTAACACCACCCTACGACGTGATTGACGCCACTGCCCAGGAAAAATATTATCAACTTAACCCGCATAATGTTATCCGCCTGGAATATGGCAAAAAAATACCCTCCGATAACGATACAGATAACCGCTACACCCGGGCAGCAGATTTTTTCCGCCGGTGGCAGAGCGAGGGTATCTTAAAGCAAGAGGATGAACCGGCCCTTTACCTATACCAGCAGCAGTTTGATGTCGATGGTAAAACAATGGTACGCACCGGTATAATTTGCGGTGTAAAACTGGAACCTTACGAAAATGGAGTAGTTTTACCTCACGAAGAAACCATGCCCAAGCATAAAGCCGACCGGCTGGCCTTGATGCAGGCCTGCGGGGCTAATTTCAGCCCCATATTCGGGTTGTACAGTGACCAGGAGCGTAGGATTGACCATTTGCTCCTTAATGCGGTGCAAGATTCACCCGGCAGCATTGACTTTACCGATGAGCTGGGACACGGGCACCGTCTCTGGGTAATTACAGACACAGCACTGGTTGAACAAGTACAGAAGTTAATGGAAGAGCAGCGCATCTATATTGCCGACGGTCACCACCGTTACGAAACCGCGCTGAATTATGCCCGTCAAAACCCCGACAAACCCGCTGCCGGTTATGTAATGATGACCCTGGTTAATCTATACGATCCCGGCCTGGTTATACTACCCACCCACCGGCTGGTTGTGGAAAACAAGGTGGATAAACAAACACTGTTGGCTAACTTACAAGAAGATTTTGTGGTGGAAAAAACAAATGCCACAGATGTTGGCAAAGTTATAGAATTAATGGCTGGTTTAGCGGGATTCCAGGATGATGGCGGCACCGTACACCGGCAGGTTTTCGGGCTGTATGTGGGAGAAAACGTTTATTATACATTAACATTGCGAAGTGAAGATATTATAAGTCGTAAAATGCCTACTGAGCGCTCAGCTGACTGGCGCAAGCTAGATGTATCTGTCCTACAAAAACTAATCCTGGAAAACCAGCTGGGCATAGATATGCAGGCCCTGGCCGGCGGTGATGCTATTAAATACACCCGTGACGCCCGGGAGGCAGTACAGGTAGTGGATCAAGGCCATTGCCGGTTGGCATTTTTAATGAATCCCACACTGATCGCGGAAGTTACCAAAGTAGCAGCCAACGGGGAAAAAATGCCGCAAAAATCCACTTTCTTTTACCCCAAGTTAATTACCGGGCTGGTTATTAATAAGTTTTAAATACCCGGCATACAAGCCAAGCTCATTGATAAAAAAGGGACAGGCTGTCTAAATAGCCCGTCCCTTTAATACTTTTTCGTTGCCTAAATCATAATAAGATTTTTTGCTGGTGCAGATTGAATAACTGCTACAGATTTATTTAAATGTTTTAGTTTAGCGCAAAATACTTATCATGGTAATGGCCGATACTGCGAGCACAATACATGTTCGGCTGTATTATGAGATTGATTGCTTCGAAGTTTGAAAGATACCTTGGGTGCGTTACATTTCATGTTATTGTTAAACCGGCAGTCCTCTATAAAACAATTGACCCTGCTCATAACAGTACCTTCCTTCAATAAAATTTAGACCTGATAATCATAACCAGCAACCAGAACCCCAATACCCCGGCAAATACAAAACCTATTTCCGCCAGGGGGACGCCCCAGAAAGTAATCCGCTCCCTAATCAACCATGAAGAACTTATCACCATGGCTCCTACAATAATGCTATATACCAGGCGGTTTACCATAGTGTTTAATTTTAATAAAGCCCGCCCTAAATCGGGGTTCTCAGTTTTAACCTTGATTTCTCCCCTGGTGAACAGTTCAATAATCTGGCTTAATTGTCCGGGCAGGCGGGTAAAAAGAATGTGGTAATCGTTAATATTATCCCAAAAGAACTTTCTTATACTTTCCGGACTGAACCGGTGCCGCAGCAACTTTTGCCCCAGGGGCTCAATAACTTGTACGATGCTGATTTGGGGGTCCAGCCGAGTGGCGATACCCTCGGTGATGATCAGTGCTTTGATAACCATATTAAGTTCAATAGGCACCTTGATACGGTAGCGGTAAGCCAGGTTCATAATATCCCCCAGCGATTCTGCAGCACTGACCTGCCCCAGGGGAACCTGGTAGTATTTTTCCCGCAGCTGTTCAATGTCCCTGCGTAATTGATACATGTTTATTTGCGCGGGCAGTACGCCAAAACTCATTATCGCCCGTAAAATTTCCGTGGAATCTTTGTTGATTAAGCCAAATACCAGTTTAATGACTTTATTGCGCAATTCCTTTTCCAGGTAGCCCATCATGCCAAAATCCAGAAAAGCCAGTCTCCCAGCCGGCAGTGCCAGTAAATTGCCTGGATGCGGGTCTGCGTGAAAAAAGCCATCCATTAGTATTTGTTTTAACACAGCTTCCACCAGCTGCCGGGCCATTACCGCCGGGTCGTGGCCCGCTGCCACCAGTTTGTGACTTTCTGTCAGTTTAATGCCCTCCAGAAACTCCAGGGTTAATACTTTTTTGGTTGTATAGTCCCAGTAAACCGCAGGGATGACCACATGCCGTTCCCCGGCGAAATTATGGGCCAATGTTTCGGCATGCCTGGCTTCCAGTATAAAATCCAGCTCTTCGTGTAGGATATGTTCAAACTCTTCCACCATCTCGGTAAATTTATAAATCTCCCCCCAAGTGGTGTGCCTCTCCGCCAGGCCGGCCAGGTCATACATTATTTCCATATCCACTTCCATTTTAGCCCGGATATTTGGTCGCTGTACCTTTACCGCCACCCGGCGGCCATTAACCAGCTGAGCCTCGTGCACCTGACCGATGGATGCAGCGGCCAGAGGCATGGGATTGAAATAATTAAATATTTGAGACAGCGTCTGACCAAGCTCCAGCTCCAGCAATTCTTTAATGTCCGCAAAAGATGCCGGGGGTACTTGATCCTGTAATTTTTCCAACTCTTTAATAAATACAGGTGCAAATAAGTCTGACCTGGTGGAAAAAAGCTGGCCTAATTTAATAAAGGTTGGACCCAATTCCTCCAACACCATGCGCAGGCGTACCGCTTTGGTCTCCACGGGAGCGTTTTTTTCCTCTGCGGCCAACCGCCTGGGAGGTGAAAATTCCGCCAAACCAAGGCTATTTAGCAGAAATCCAAAGCCATGCTTAACCAGCACATTGGCTATTTCACGGTAGCGCTTAAAATGCTTATAACGTTTTTGAAGCTGCAAACGCAAAAAAACCACCCCCTACTTACCACAGCCTATTAGTTTATAGAATGCCTGCATTTGCAAATCACATACAAGCAAGTGCCGGGTGTTGAAAGGTTGAAAGACAAAGCCATAGTATAATAATTGAATATATTTAGTTGTTGACTAAATACACTGTTAATAGCTTTAGTAAGAGCTTTCGAGAAGCGCAGAGACGGTTTTTGCTTTCTCATGACTTTTAGGAACCCATGTTTCCTCAAAAAAACGGAGGTTTTTCTTTTTTTTAATACGTACAATTTATGAAATATTCAAATAAATGAAGCAAAAACCCAGAGTGAGCATTAAACGTAAAGAATGCTTTATCAAAACGGGCAGATTTCTTTTGCTATTTTTAGTTAATTAAGATACATTATTTTTACCACTTGTATTTGGCACGGGAGGTGAACATTTTTAACACAACCGAGTTACTTGAAAAAATCCACCCTTTTAATGAACTGCCCGGCAGCCTGCTGGGGGATGTTGTAAAGCAGGTACGGGTGAAGACCTTTCCTAAAGGCGCATATATCTTCCGTCAAGGGGAGGCCGGACGCGGTTATCTTTATTTTATTAGTCGCGGTTCGGCGGAAGTGTTGGTAGAAAACGAGAAAGGTACTGTTTCCGTTGTCAGCCACCGGCATGAACAGGACTTTTTCGGTGAAACCGTTTTCATGACTGAAAAAAATTATCCGGGATCGGTACGAGCCAGGGAAGAAATGACTTGCGTGCTGGTTCCCAATACGGTTTTTGAACATCTTATAGATAAACAACCAGGCTTTGCGAAGCACTTTATCAAGGTTACCACCAACCGGATGCGGAGCCTTTATGAAGAACTGGTGGAAGGGCAATCGGCCGATACGGAACTTTTTACGGAAACACCGGTTTTCAGACGGCGCCTGGGCGAGATAATGGTTTCTCCGGTCATAACCTGCAAAGCAGATGAAACGGTCCATTCTGTAGCCCAAACGATGAAAGACCATGGTATTAGTTCGGTCATTATTGTTGACGGGGATAACCGGCCCATCGGTTTGCTTACAGAACGGGACCTGGTTCGCCGGGTGCTAGTGCAAGGAGCGGACTACCGTCCTGATTTACCGGCCCGGAAAGCCATGAACCCCAAGTTGGTCGTGGTGACGGTGAATGATTTCTTCTACGAGGCCCTGCTGGTCCTGGTAAAAAACCAGGCTACCCATCTGGTGGTAATGGATGAGGATAAACTGGTGGGGATTATCTCCCTAAGACACATGATTAAAACCCGCAGCACCGGTACGCTCTGGCTGTCAGACAAAGTGCGGGAACTCTCCTCCAAAAAAGACCTACCCTCTGCCGGACAGGAAATAGATAGCTTTTTAAACGGTCTGGTGGCGGAAAAAGCTTCGATTAACGAAATCTTTGAAATTATGGCCAATATACATGACCGGCTTACCCGTCGTATCCTTAAGCTCTGCGAGGAGGAAATGATACGGGAAGGCTATGGTCCCCCGCCTGTCGACTACTGCTGGTTTGAAATGGGGAGTTCGGGCCGCAAGGAACAGGCGCTGCGCACGGATCAGGATAACGGCATTATTTATGAGACCGTGCCGCCGGAATACAGCGATTTAGCTATGACCTACTTCTTACGGCTAGGTAACAAAGTTGTGGATTGGCTGGCTTTGAGCGGCTTTAAACGGTGTAAGGGAAACGTTATGGCCAACAACCCTGATTGGTGTATGGCGCTGGACAAGTGGGAAGAATTGGTCGAAGCCTGGACCCGTCGGGGGAGACCGGAAGACATCCGGAAGCTGACTATTTTTCTTGACTTCCGAGGAATTTACGGAAAGCTCTCCCTGGCCGCCAGACTGCGGGAGCACGCCATGCGTACCGTGGGCCCGTCCAAATATATTATAAACCTGCTAATTGAAGACGGGACCGGTTACCGGGTCCCACTTAACCTATGGGGTGGGTTTATGACGGAAAAATCGGGACCAAACCGGGGCGGAATAAATTTAAAGAACTCTGCCTGTATCCATCTCGTCAATTGCTTGCGCATTTTTTCCTTAAGATATGATATTCGTGAAACACCTACACTGGCCAGGCTGGCCGCCTTGGTGCAACTGGACATAATACCTCAGGGGGACGGGGAGTATTTTGAAGCGGCTTATCAAACCTTGATGCACCTGCGACTGCTGGAAAACCTGAAAAAAGTAAAGGAAAACAAAGCGCCGGACAACTTTATTGATCCGCGCCGGCTGAGCAAGCGCGAGCAGGGAATGCTTAAAGATGCATTCCAGGCCATAACCCGTCTGCAAAAAATCACCTCCACCTATCTCGGATGGCCATTGCTGCGCTAATATATCAAAAGGAGGTATATACTTTGTTCTTTCAACTGGTTGAAACCGGGAAAAAAAACACCTGCGGGAAGACACCCGAACTGGATAAGGAACTGTCACTCTACATAAAAAAACTTGCCAGCCGGGGTAAAATTAGGATTCCCAAACGGCTCAATTTAAGAGAGATTGACTTCGCTGTGATTGATCTGGAAACCACCGGCTTTTACCCGTCAGGCGGGGATGAAATTATTTCCATCGGGGCCGTGCTTATCCGAGGTGGCAGGATTTACCGGAGATTATCCTTTAACCGGCTGGTCAACCCATACCGGAACATTCCCGAAGAAGTAATACGGCTGACAGGGATTAGTCCAAACCAGGTTAGCAAAGCCTGTTCAATTTACAAGGTAATGCCCGATTTTTTAAGCTTTATTGACGGGAACGTGCTCATAGGTCATATGATTAACTTTGATCTCAGTTTCTTAAACCGCAAACTGAAGTTATGCCGGACTAAGATTTATAACAAATCGCTTGACACGGCAAACCTGGCCAAAGCACTTCTCCCCACCCTTAGTGATTATTCACTTGATGGCCTGCTGACCCGTTTCAATATCGGGAACGAGGGCAGGCACACCGCGCTGGGAGACGCATTATTAACGGCCCAACTTTTCCTGGCTTTGCTCGAACTGGGCTTTGAAAAAAATACCGCCAGGTGGTGCGACCTGGACAACTGCTTAAAGCTTAGTGAACAATCAGAATTCATTCAATTCGGCATCTGAAAACCTGCTCTTGCCCATCGCCTGAGGGCTGGCTGTGAAACTTCTAAGTCTCTAGCCATTTCAACAATACGATATTGAACAGAGATTGGCCAAAACCTATGCTAAATGGTTTTGTTAAGATGAAAATATAGGAATAGAAAGGATGAATTGTTTTGAGGGTTAAATTGATACCTGTCGCCAGCATTTCCAACCCAGATGTATTGATTGATACGATAGCGGTTGTATTTGACGTATTGCGGGCTACCAGCACAATTGTAACAGCGCTGGCCTCGGGTTACCAGCGGGTTTACCCGGTAGCCGAAGCCGATGCAGCGTTGGCTCTGGCCCGAAATCACGGCTTCACGCTGGCTGGTGAACGAGGTGGCGAAACAATAGCCGGTTTCCCCTACGGCAATTCACCATTGGAGTTTATCAACGGGCCGGAAACAGATAGCCGGCTGACGGAAAACGGTGAAAGATCAAAATCCAGCAATAACACATTAAATATTAGCGATGTGTTGGTACTTACAACCTCAAACGGTACTGGAGCCATACGCTGGGCGGCGTCTGCCAATAAGGTGATCACCGGCTCACTGCTAAATGCCCGGGCTGCAGCTCGAACAGTCTTGCGGGAAAAGCGTGATATAAGTCTTGTATGTGCGGGTACAGCAGGGTGCTTTTCACTGGAGGACACGCTGGGAGCCGGTTTTGTTTTAATGGAGGTAATAAAACAGCTCAATCAGGCAACCGGTAGGCAGCCTGCAGCAAGTGTGGATATGGATGACCTGGCAGCGGCGGCATACGGGTTGGCCCGTTATTACCACAACGACCCGCTTTCCGGGCTGCGTGCCGGGCAGCACGGTCAAAAATTGCTGCGCCTGAGTCATGAAGAAGACCTGCGCTGGTGTGCCCAATTAAACCGTTTTGACATAGCTCCTGTATTTACGGGGAAGTATATTGCCATTAACAACGCCACTTAAAGTAATAACGACCATCCCCTGCAGCATCATATCAACAATTATTTCAACAGTCATGAATAATTCTTACGTCTTACTATAGCAAGGTAGATTATCCATTGCTTCTGGTGCTGCCGGTACCCGTTAATATTTCTTTTACTAAACATTGGTTACCCAGGAAGTCAGCAAAGGAAAGTTTTATAAACTGCACGTTACTAGTTAAAGCGAGGTAATTATATTTCAAGGTTTTTGATTTAGTATTGTTAATAACTATTACTTGCTGCCCACGGGACAAACTTTTTTTAAACAAAGCCTTGAAATGCACATCAGCATCGGGGAAAGAGTAGCCAACAAATAATACTTTTTTGCAAGACCTGATTTCCCGCATAGCTTCACTAAGAATTTGCGAGATAACAAGGTGGGATATTTTCTTGATATGTGACGGTGGTATAATCAATGTTTCAAATTCCGAGGCGTCAATAGGACAATAATATTTAGCAGAACTACCGGGGTCTTCACCATTATGCTCCTCAAATAAGTCTATCTTGGTGTCCCGGGGGGTAAGTAAAACCTGTTTACAGCAATGGCAATATTTCCAGTTTAAACTGCCATGCCCCTTCATTATTTTGACAGCCTCTGGTTTTGGGTAACGGTGCATCTGTTTTTTTTCGGTAAGATCATAATTCATCAGGTGAATGCAATAATCTACATAACCCGGGCCGGGATGTATATTGCTAAATGCATCTTCCAGCAAAGTGTCATAGTTCAGGGTAAGTATTGCTATATTAGGATTATACCGACATACAGCTTCCCAGAAGGAACGATATGTTTTCCCCTGCTGGTTTGATTTGACGCTGATAACGTAATGGATAAGTTTTATTAGTCCTTCTTTTATGGCGCGAATGCGTGCATTGGGATATTGAGCATTCAGGTGTTCGTCCTGGCTAATAAAGTAATCCAAAAAGCCAAATACAGTTTCCAGCGTGGGGTAAATTCGGGCATTTACATCCCAGGCAAAGTTTTCTGCTATAAATTCCGTGACTGTTTGCCCGATTTTTGACTTGCGTATATCCGGAAGTTCATCAGACATAATTAAAGGCAATATATCCGCCTGCAGGGGGGCACCATCAGCATAAGAGGCTCCGGCACCAAATACAAAAACCACGTCCCGCCCAATGAAGTGCCCGGGATAATTAGAACTAGTTTTTGGTATGTACATATATGCATCACCTGTTATGCACCAGTGGTAATCGGAACGCTATACCGGTGCATTTTTATTTAGTGTACGAACTTAAAAAGAAACCACCAAGTCCTTTGCCGGTGGTTTTATAAATTAATTGTTTCAATTTTGGGTTTCATTTATACTAGCGCCAGCATAAACCGTTATCTTTATAAAAGATATTAAGAGCGAAATGGGTTAAGTCTCAATTATTTATTTTATAAATTGTTAATTTTAGATAATTTCAAATAGCAAATTTAACCATTCTTTAAATGTCCGCAGACAACTGCGCCACCGGTCCTGCGACAGGTACGCCCTTATTCAGAGTTAGTATCCGATCCCCCAGAAAGCCTGCGTCCTCTTCATCATGAGAAACAAGGATGAAAGGGATTTGCCAGAGTGTGTGGATATCCTTAAGCTCCTGTCTGAGTTTAAGCTTAGATTTTTTATCCAGGGCGCTGAAAGGTTCATCCAGTAACAGCAGTTCTGGTTGTACTGTCAGGGCCCTCGCCAGAGCAACTCGCTGTTTCTCACCGCCGGAAAGCTGGCTGGGGTAGCGGTCTACCAGATGGCCTACCCCGAAGGAGTTAAGCAACTCCAGGGGGTTAACCGGGGTTTCGGTCCGGTGGCGACTCTTATGGTTTTTTAGACCATACATGACGTTTTGTTTGACGGTCATGTGAGGAAACAATGCGTAATCCTGAAAGAGATAGCCCACGTTCCTCAGTCGGGTAGGTATGTTAACTTTATCCACAGAAGAATAGAGGGTCCTGTCATTTAGTAAAATGACTCCGGATGATGGTTTGCGCAAGCCGGCCAAGCAATGCAAAAATGTTGTCTTACCGGCTCCGGAGTGGCCCCAGAGCACCAGGATACGGTTGTCCAACTTCAATTCAAGTTCAAGGGTAAAGTGCCATAATTTTTTTGTAATCTTGACTTTAAGCATTATACCACCGCATATTAATATTTTTTTCTCTTGGCCCAACGGTTAACCCAATAAATAACCAGGAAGCTAAAAATGGTAATTATGGCCACCAAGATACGGGCAGCGTCGGTATTGCCGGATTCCACGGCAAAGTAAATGGCCAGGGGAATGGTCTGGGTCTGGCCGGGTATATTGCCCGCCACCATCA from Desulfoscipio gibsoniae DSM 7213 encodes:
- the hpt gene encoding hypoxanthine phosphoribosyltransferase, which gives rise to MHPDVEKVLISRMEIDEKVHELGNILSRDYAGKELLMVGILKGAVVFMADLARAMNIDVRIDFMAVSSYGASSKSTGVVRILKDLDKSIENCHVLIVEDIVDTGLTLNYLLDILQARNPASVRICTLLDKPSRREVNVPVDYNGFAIPDKFVVGYGLDYNEKYRHLPEIYVLKKEIYQSVK
- a CDS encoding DUF1015 domain-containing protein, translated to MATIIPLHGLRYNEEKAGNIKDLVTPPYDVIDATAQEKYYQLNPHNVIRLEYGKKIPSDNDTDNRYTRAADFFRRWQSEGILKQEDEPALYLYQQQFDVDGKTMVRTGIICGVKLEPYENGVVLPHEETMPKHKADRLALMQACGANFSPIFGLYSDQERRIDHLLLNAVQDSPGSIDFTDELGHGHRLWVITDTALVEQVQKLMEEQRIYIADGHHRYETALNYARQNPDKPAAGYVMMTLVNLYDPGLVILPTHRLVVENKVDKQTLLANLQEDFVVEKTNATDVGKVIELMAGLAGFQDDGGTVHRQVFGLYVGENVYYTLTLRSEDIISRKMPTERSADWRKLDVSVLQKLILENQLGIDMQALAGGDAIKYTRDAREAVQVVDQGHCRLAFLMNPTLIAEVTKVAANGEKMPQKSTFFYPKLITGLVINKF
- a CDS encoding DUF1540 domain-containing protein — protein: MSRVNCFIEDCRFNNNMKCNAPKVSFKLRSNQSHNTAEHVLCSQYRPLP
- a CDS encoding ABC1 kinase family protein, giving the protein MRLQLQKRYKHFKRYREIANVLVKHGFGFLLNSLGLAEFSPPRRLAAEEKNAPVETKAVRLRMVLEELGPTFIKLGQLFSTRSDLFAPVFIKELEKLQDQVPPASFADIKELLELELGQTLSQIFNYFNPMPLAAASIGQVHEAQLVNGRRVAVKVQRPNIRAKMEVDMEIMYDLAGLAERHTTWGEIYKFTEMVEEFEHILHEELDFILEARHAETLAHNFAGERHVVIPAVYWDYTTKKVLTLEFLEGIKLTESHKLVAAGHDPAVMARQLVEAVLKQILMDGFFHADPHPGNLLALPAGRLAFLDFGMMGYLEKELRNKVIKLVFGLINKDSTEILRAIMSFGVLPAQINMYQLRRDIEQLREKYYQVPLGQVSAAESLGDIMNLAYRYRIKVPIELNMVIKALIITEGIATRLDPQISIVQVIEPLGQKLLRHRFSPESIRKFFWDNINDYHILFTRLPGQLSQIIELFTRGEIKVKTENPDLGRALLKLNTMVNRLVYSIIVGAMVISSSWLIRERITFWGVPLAEIGFVFAGVLGFWLLVMIIRSKFY
- a CDS encoding DUF294 nucleotidyltransferase-like domain-containing protein — its product is MNIFNTTELLEKIHPFNELPGSLLGDVVKQVRVKTFPKGAYIFRQGEAGRGYLYFISRGSAEVLVENEKGTVSVVSHRHEQDFFGETVFMTEKNYPGSVRAREEMTCVLVPNTVFEHLIDKQPGFAKHFIKVTTNRMRSLYEELVEGQSADTELFTETPVFRRRLGEIMVSPVITCKADETVHSVAQTMKDHGISSVIIVDGDNRPIGLLTERDLVRRVLVQGADYRPDLPARKAMNPKLVVVTVNDFFYEALLVLVKNQATHLVVMDEDKLVGIISLRHMIKTRSTGTLWLSDKVRELSSKKDLPSAGQEIDSFLNGLVAEKASINEIFEIMANIHDRLTRRILKLCEEEMIREGYGPPPVDYCWFEMGSSGRKEQALRTDQDNGIIYETVPPEYSDLAMTYFLRLGNKVVDWLALSGFKRCKGNVMANNPDWCMALDKWEELVEAWTRRGRPEDIRKLTIFLDFRGIYGKLSLAARLREHAMRTVGPSKYIINLLIEDGTGYRVPLNLWGGFMTEKSGPNRGGINLKNSACIHLVNCLRIFSLRYDIRETPTLARLAALVQLDIIPQGDGEYFEAAYQTLMHLRLLENLKKVKENKAPDNFIDPRRLSKREQGMLKDAFQAITRLQKITSTYLGWPLLR
- a CDS encoding 3'-5' exonuclease — its product is MFFQLVETGKKNTCGKTPELDKELSLYIKKLASRGKIRIPKRLNLREIDFAVIDLETTGFYPSGGDEIISIGAVLIRGGRIYRRLSFNRLVNPYRNIPEEVIRLTGISPNQVSKACSIYKVMPDFLSFIDGNVLIGHMINFDLSFLNRKLKLCRTKIYNKSLDTANLAKALLPTLSDYSLDGLLTRFNIGNEGRHTALGDALLTAQLFLALLELGFEKNTARWCDLDNCLKLSEQSEFIQFGI
- a CDS encoding 2-phosphosulfolactate phosphatase — encoded protein: MRVKLIPVASISNPDVLIDTIAVVFDVLRATSTIVTALASGYQRVYPVAEADAALALARNHGFTLAGERGGETIAGFPYGNSPLEFINGPETDSRLTENGERSKSSNNTLNISDVLVLTTSNGTGAIRWAASANKVITGSLLNARAAARTVLREKRDISLVCAGTAGCFSLEDTLGAGFVLMEVIKQLNQATGRQPAASVDMDDLAAAAYGLARYYHNDPLSGLRAGQHGQKLLRLSHEEDLRWCAQLNRFDIAPVFTGKYIAINNAT
- a CDS encoding SIR2 family protein, translating into MYIPKTSSNYPGHFIGRDVVFVFGAGASYADGAPLQADILPLIMSDELPDIRKSKIGQTVTEFIAENFAWDVNARIYPTLETVFGFLDYFISQDEHLNAQYPNARIRAIKEGLIKLIHYVISVKSNQQGKTYRSFWEAVCRYNPNIAILTLNYDTLLEDAFSNIHPGPGYVDYCIHLMNYDLTEKKQMHRYPKPEAVKIMKGHGSLNWKYCHCCKQVLLTPRDTKIDLFEEHNGEDPGSSAKYYCPIDASEFETLIIPPSHIKKISHLVISQILSEAMREIRSCKKVLFVGYSFPDADVHFKALFKKSLSRGQQVIVINNTKSKTLKYNYLALTSNVQFIKLSFADFLGNQCLVKEILTGTGSTRSNG
- a CDS encoding ATP-binding cassette domain-containing protein, with the protein product MLKVKITKKLWHFTLELELKLDNRILVLWGHSGAGKTTFLHCLAGLRKPSSGVILLNDRTLYSSVDKVNIPTRLRNVGYLFQDYALFPHMTVKQNVMYGLKNHKSRHRTETPVNPLELLNSFGVGHLVDRYPSQLSGGEKQRVALARALTVQPELLLLDEPFSALDKKSKLKLRQELKDIHTLWQIPFILVSHDEEDAGFLGDRILTLNKGVPVAGPVAQLSADI